The region CAGCAGTGAGAGCACCCTCTTCACCCTTCTTCACGGAGTCTGCTCCTCTCCTCAGCCTCTCTTCCGATTCCCTTCAGTACCCACCCGGTTATGTTGGGGCCGTTCCCGACCGCACATGCTCCAGCCACGGCATGACCAATGCCAATGCCATGAGTGACTTGGTGAATATACTCTCTTCAAAGGTTTATGATGTCGCCATTGAGTCCCCTTTGCAATTGGCTCCAAAGCTTTCCAAAAGACTTGGGGTTAACGTTTGGCTCAAGAGGGAGGATATGCAGCAGGTAAATTCTCATTACatttatacttatccataataaaGTGATAGAGACAAAATTTTAATATGAGAGAATAATTTTAGGTGCTTGCTATGACACCTGAAGCTAGATTAAGACGTCGTACCTAAAATGATATAAACCAATAAAAAACATACAATTTAAACTTAGAAGAAGAGGATGGAAGAAGATTTGGAGATTTAATATAGGTGGAGCGTGAAGGAAGAAGATCCTGACATGAAAATAATTTAGATGATCTCTCAGAATTGCAAGTTGAACTAAAAACCTTCATTTTCAAATTGTGCATTACATAACATAAATAAACTTAAGAACtctatgttattaattcattaagTCGATCATTAAACTTTTAAAAATTGTAATAATaaatcttttcatttttttcaacaaaattatAAGTTAAAATATCACATGAGATATCATACCCAAAAAATATTCTGGGTACCACAAAATTCATCATAATTTTAATATGACAAAACTTCACATGAGAGGATCATAATTTAAGAGGTGGTTTATTTTGCATAAAATTAGCATATTTCTCTCACTTCTAAATTTTTCCAAATTATATTAATCACATTAAAAATGCTAAGCCCGATTTTGGgaatgtttttagtttttagttttaCAAATTCAGTTTTTGtggtttttagttttaaaaagtCGTTTCAACACTGTAAATTTACATAGTCACCATATTTATTAACTTTGCACTACAGCATTTTTGCCCTTCTGCCGCGGACGAAAAACCGCGGGCTGATGTTAAAAAACCGTGGCTGAAAGCTTACGCCGCGGTTCTGCCACGGTTTCCATGTCGCAGTGTATGTGGCCGTGGCCAAGCTCAAGTGCCACAGTTTTATCAATTTAAAGCCACGGTTTACTCAAAATCTTAATGCCACGGTTTATATAATACCGCGTTTGGAAAACCGTGGCTTTGGAAATTTGAACCGCGGTTATTTAACAAGCTAATGCCACGGTTTCTTTGTGCCTTAAATGCTACGGTTTACTAATGCCTTTTTTGCCACTGTTTCTTAACCGCTGTCATTATAGTGGTTTTTAGAAATCTTTATGCCACATTTCTATTTACTTTTTAGAACCTTTTAAGCTACATTTTTTCACCTGCGCTTGCAATCTAACATTCAAAATTCGTGTACCCCATGTCCTACCCATTATGTTCAACATTCATGTTATGTCAATTCTTTTGCACGATTATTTATAATGTCTTCTAACGACAACTTGGATCACCCCaaatgacatttaagataaCTACAAGAATGAATAACTATAGTGGATAACATCTCGAGtatttaaaaagttaacatCTCAGACCAACCATCTCAAGATTCAAATCCACATGTAACTTAAGTGGACAACTATACTAATGAATAAGAGTAAACAATACAATAATACATCACTTATGGAACACACAATCAGTAGCTACAAGCAGTTGGACTTGGACCtgatcaaaaataaaaaccttcCGATCTTGGACATGGTTATTCCCTTGGGATACATAAGTTACTGCCCTGTATCCAAGCACCTTGCCCCGGTTGAAGCAATCCCTGCAGACccaagattctccaggattaaaaaaattatgaaaataagcaaACATGGAAATTAAGTATTTTAGGATACCAGAATCTGAAAATCGTTTGTCACTATTGCTATTAGAACCAGTCTTCCTGATATATCCCAACTACTCATCACATGACCCATTTTTCACTGGGCTTGTTTAAGAAACCTATGTATAGTTTTGGATAGTTTTGAATAATcatatataagtaaaaagaaaaatataaagataaCAGTTATATCACAAAATACTCAAAAGCTAATGTCAATTTTATCACAGCTAAGCAAAGCATGAACTACAATATAcattttataagaaaaaaagaatCAAATTCCAATGGAGCATAAGCGACAATAGATTTTAGTTCAGAAGCCCAAAGAACCAATAACAAAACCACACTCGCAGACACAACACAATAGCCATGATAAAAGTTTAGAAATTTAAGGTTGCAATAGTCATTGATGATGGATACCTTGAGGATGTTATCACCAGGGTATACAGAAGATGTTGTTTTTGCTAGTGGGGCTTTGATGGAGGaagagatagagaaaagagaGTCTCTACCAGAGGGTCCTGATGACTGAACTTGAAGTCCTACCAAATTGGAGAGATGGTGTTGAACAAATTCGAGACATGCTATGAAACAAGGCCTGAAGTGGATGATTGTCAGACATGTTAGTTGATAGCTGAGTTGGGGACAGCCAACATAAGAGaacaaaaaaaagtaacaaTCACATTCAGCATAGCCATATCCCATcattaaaactaaaattaaatcaaaccaTATGAATTACATGTATTATATATTATCAGCTTGTAAAGCTACTGACATTGAAGCATAAGAACTTATCATAACAAACACAGATAAAAGCAAAGAGATCCTACTGCATAATTAAAATCAATGGCAGCTTCCTGAACCAGGATACCCAGTTATCTAGtttattcaatttaattaaGAAACAATGGGTGAGAAGCCAATACAAGATATTGAATTTAACCAACACTCCCAACCCTTTTCTCACATCCCTTCTCTCTCTGTGTTGGAAAAGCTCACTCTTTTACATACCCACTAGTCTTACCTTGAAAAAAAATCCAACCTTTGACAACTCTGATTGATCACCATGATTGTTAGTATCTAGAGTTGCAACATCGTGTGCAATAGTTCTGTTGCTTACAAATTATGTAGCATCATCTcctaattaaatataaataactaAATTGATGCAAAAAGAGTGTATGCGACTGTGTGAACACAATTTTCCCCCTTATTACTCGCTATTTTGTACTCTACAGACTACATAAAATGCAAAAGAGGAACTccatgaactcttgaacaatcAAATGAAATCCACTCAACGCCTAATAAATAATGAGAAGAGTGTACATGATAAAGAGGGTTACCCATGGAGAACAAGAGGAGAATACCGGTCAACACATTGAACCACTCTTTATCCACGTGATGAGAATCAGTGGGGTTGATGGTTGATCTCGTTGCTCTCGTCGCAGAGGAAGAAGACCGGACACATGGCAAGGGTTGATGGCTCACGTCGCTTGAGATCGAAATCGCTCACGAGTACTTGAGATCGAAGATAATCGGTGGAGGGAGAAGGGTCACCCGAGATGAGGGAGCCAGATGAGCGGTGCCGGCGGAGGGAGGAGGGTCACGATCAATCGAGATGGAGAAAGGTAGGGTTCATaatctttctctttttcatcGTGAAGTTCTAATGAGAGTGAGTGTGCTGCTAGGGATTTGATTTGGGatttttcttgttttattacttttaaattttttaatgaaaaattggCAGAAGGAATTTTTTTCTGTCAAAAAAAGATGTAAATTTTTATTCCACGGTTATATTAATGATATGAGGTTTCCACGGTTGCTAAAGCGTAGCTATAAATCGTCCACAATTACTGAACCGTGGAATGAAATGTAGATGCCACGGTTTTCATCACCTGTGGTCATCTAGCGTCCACACTTATCGAACCGTGGCATATATTATACTTAGGCCACGGTTTTTTCTCCGTTGAAGAATTAAGCGTGGTCTAAAGTGAAAAATGTTGTAGTGTTGTAAGGCATTGGGTGGTGGCGACGACACAATGGTGGATGGGTCAAGTAGtaatggtggtggtagtggataTTATTTGGTGGCGGCAACGATAGTAGTGGTGGGTGTTACCTGGTGACGGCGATAGTGGTGGAGTTACATGGTGGCTAAAGTGGTGATTGAAGTGGTGACATCACGGTGGTGGGGGTGGTagtggagttggtggtggtAGAGATGGTGGTGGAGGATGGAGATGGCGGTGGTTTGATAGTGAAGGAGGTGGTCGTGGCACTAGCTTtggtggcggcagtggtggACGTAGTCGTGGTAGCAGTGGAGGTGATAGAGGTGGAGGTGGGGATGGAGGGTAgtagtggtggtgatgataCATATGTTACGAAACTAAAAACTATAATCACAAAATCATTTTTTGCAGTTTTAAAAATTGTGTCGTATCATTGTGAAATTGAGTATAAACCGTTTCCGGTCTATTTTTGTcgaatatattttatttttaactttacatttgaaaatcaaAAGCTAAAAACTAACAACCCCCACCCTGAACAAGTCTTTTGAGTGTGTGTTAAAAAGTTTTCTTTCTAGCACTCCCATTACTTAAATAGTACTCCATCATTCTAAATATTTGGTTATTTTAGATTTTTACCTATTTAGAAGTCCATGACTAACATTTTCTTGTATATACACTTTGATTTAGGTTGcgtttagataaaaaaaaaaaaacttatttaagtgtTTATGACGATAAACGTTTGTCGCATAAACTCtgattcataagctaatttgaggaaatttattgaaataagctgaaaatagatAATAGATAAGATCATGTggttattcataagctaatttggaCAGTTGATGAGAATAAGTTTGAAGCAACTTATAGATAGGTCATAAGTTATTTACATAAGTTCTCACAAACACTTGTATAAACGTTTATACTATAAATtaaactcaaataaactctttcaaTAAGagttttattattatatttctcAACTATCGCATTATATTTTCACATGTCACAATTCGCACAAATTACTTAATTAATAACTATTGTTCTCTACCTTTTATGACAACTAAACTTTAAATAAGTGTATTTCCTGGCAAATTTTATATTAGTTATTTAAGTTTTTAACCGTGTGTATAGCCTTAAAGTCTTAAACAACAAACGACTTGGACTGGAGAAAGTATATGAGTAAATAACATACGCTTGTGTCTTTAGGTGGATTGTTTAATGTTGACTGAGTATTTGAAACTGTGGTTTGTTGTATAATGCAGGATTTCTCATTTAAGCTCCGCGGAGCTTATAATATGATGGCCAAACTTCCAAAGGAACTGTTGAAAAGAGGCGTTATCTGCTCATCAAATGGAAATCATGCTCAAGGAGTTGCCTTAGCTGCCAAGAAATTGAATAGTAGTGTCATTATTGCAATGCCCGTTACCACTCCAGAAATTAAGGTGCTTCTtaatcttattattattattgtttacttgtctatttttttgttatgccttaaaattaaataatttttgtttatctttACAGTGGAAATCTGTGAAGGAAATGGGTGCCATTGTTGTTCTTGTTGGAGATTCATATGATGAAGCACAAGCATATGCTAAGAAGCGTGGAAAAGATGAAGGGCGAACATTTATACCTCCTTTTGATCATCCTGATGTTATCATGGGCCAGGGAACTGTTGGGATGGAAATTGTGAGACAAATGCAGAGTCCAGTGCATGCTATCTTTGTGCCCGTGGGAGGTGGTGGTCTCATTGCCGGTATTGCTGCTTATGTGAAGAGGGTTTCTCCACAGGTGAAAATCATTGGTGTAGAGCCTACTGATGCAAATGCAATGGCATTGTCACTGCATCATGGCCAGAGGGTGATTTTGGACCATGTTGGAGGATTTGCAGATGCTGTAGCTGTTAAAGAGGTTGGTCAAGAAACTTTTCGCTTATGCAAGGAGTTGATCGATGGAGTTGTTCTAGTAAACCATGATTCAATTTGGGCATCAATCAAGGTAAAGATGCTTTTCTTAAGTTAATTGTTCTAATGCTGGATTGAATCTTCATTACCATCTAGTGTTCTTGACAATTGATAGGTGATTAGATGTTTAGGTTTAAGTGAAGTAATTGAATTAACTAATAATTGAGATTTGCTTGATGAGTGAGTCAACAAGGAATGCCAAATTTCAAATAAGTTTCTCCAGGAGTATCTTGAATATAACTTGTTAGATTATTTCTAGTTTTTGTGTTATCAAATCATCTTTGTTAAAGTTGGGTGAAGAGGATTGGACTTATTACATTGTtacttgacaatcaaccccaTATTTACTTTTATGAGATCTCAATTGATAACCTCTGAATGCCTTAATTATACATTGAATAAATGGCACAACAAAATTTGTATGACTTAAATTCTTGGATGTGATAATAGTAACATTTGTTGCAGGACATGTTTGTTGCAGGACATGTTTGAGGAAAAAAGGAGCATATTAGAACCAGCAGGTGCTCTTGCCCTTGCTGGAGCCGAGGCATACTGCAAGTATTATGGGATTAAGGGGGAAAATGTTGTAGCAATAACTTCTGGGGCAAACATCAATTTCGATAAACTTATGCTAGAGAAGCTTGGCAGTTTCAACAGTTTTGTGAAATGGTACGTCTATACTACTTTGGCAGACTCTTTTTGCCCTAAAAGAAAAGCTCTTCATAGTTGAACTGATTTTTTCTAACCTGACAGGTGATAGGTGAATATTAGTGAGTTCAAATAAAGATATTGTTCAGGTGTACAGTTTGGAACCTTATTGGTTGACTCTGATCAAGGCTCCTTGCCCTTAGAAGGAGAAGGTTCCTCTACCTTGGGTCTCCCTCTTTCCGTATCCAATGCAACAATAGTGGGTACCAGAGGTGGGCACTAGCAAAGGCATTATGATGCTGCTCAAGTCAATAAGACTGGGATACAATAAGGATTATATATGTTAGAAAAAAAATGTGTACTTGAGAAATGTCCCTCATTTTAGTATATACATtagaaactctttaaattaatacTCGGTAAATTAATAAACtctctaaaataataaatttgtccGGTCCCGACTTGGGCTaatgtaaaaaattgaaaaacttgataaaataataagataattTTTCAGGAGATCCCTTTATAATTTTCGGTCCcaagaaaatcataaattaataatttatagaaactgaaaaaaaaatattacacttTATTGAAATATGATTCAATAGTTGTCTGTTTTCCTTTAAAGTTCAAGTCTATTTGGAGCTCATCTCTAACATTTGTTCCTCTTGTTTACATTTACTATACTTCAAAAGTCATTATTGATTTTCAATGCATATGAACACAGTAGTTACTGATTTACGTTGAGTCTCAAGGTTCGCTGCAGTGTAATTCTAAGAGGCATAAACTAATTTGTCTTTTTATTTAGTATGTAcagtataattacttaaaaactctttaaattaataattattaatttatcgataaattaataactctctaaattaataaatttctctGGACCTCCCgacattattaatttaaatagttTCTACTGTGTATATATATACTCAACCACTACGGGTTTATGAAAACTTGGACAGAATCGTGCAAATAATGTGACCGTGTAACAGATACATCAAGTAATAGTAGACATTACCATTTACCACAATCAATAATTCATTATTCCTGATTCCAGTTGCAGAGTGAAGCAAGTAACCCTATAACCTTCGCTATATAATTTTCCAAACCCCTCAACGCGAACGTTCCCAGCACaagacacacacacactctctctcatcGCCATTTCTCGATCACATCCTTTCGAACCGAGCACTTTGGTTCACCCGCggtttttcattttttggtcGAAGATTGTTAAGTTTCATTAAACAGAAAGCCCAAAAGCCAAATGAAGTACATAGATAGGAGAATTGCATGGCAGAGTCATAGAAGAACAAGGAGGACCGACCACGTTGAAAAGTGTTCTCAGGTGACAGCGGTGTTGAAAGAGTGTATGGATGCTCATGCCGATTATTACGAACCCATCCTCAGGGCTGAGAAAGTCGTTGAAGAACAAGCCCTCGTCGAATTGGAGAATAAAAGTAGCGGAGTGAGATGCCAGAGGAggacaaagaaaaagagaaagagaaagttcctccttctccttcttctaaTCAAAATTGACATCCAATTTTTCTGATTACATTTCATGTTATACTGCCCAAATTGTCACTGACAATACAATATGAGAGAGAGTGAGGTAAAGGTAGGAGAGAAGGGATAATCTCAATTTTTTTGTAACAATAATTGGAACTATGGATAGGTTATTGAGTGTATTATCAATTTTATGACATGTAATCTATCTCTGTTTTATAGACTGAGGTAGAGGTGGTGCGGGGACATTTCCTCTACGGATTTCATCTTCAGACCAGGGCCTCGCCAGGTTGAGGCCTTCGAGGAAGTTTCTTCCTTTGACTTGATGGTTCTGGTGTTGTGTGGTTATCACCGGATTTTGGTTCTCGAGTAGCTTGTCGAGGTTGGTGACGTGCAACCGAGTGGACTCTGACCAACGGGTTCTGGATCTAGAGGGAAGAGAAGGTTGAAGGCAGTGAGCGCTAGTGTGTTCTGTCAGTACATTCTGTCTATTATTTCTTATATGCGCCTCTCAATGGATCTAATGGTCTATCAAAGCTTTCTTATTGCCTTTTGTTCTGTAATGCTTCTTATTCTTGAATCTTGCTGGTGTATTAAAGCTTCTTACTATCTCTTTTCCAATTCTCTTTCAATAATCAAAGAAGCAATTATATAGCTCCAAATATCAACTTTGTAGTGTTCTGCAAGTGTTGCTTCAGTATGTTAAACTGGTAACAAAAACTTGATGCATTCTCTTTAATTTCtgatgaaaaaattaattttttttccagtatTGTAAGACTAAACATCACTCTTTGTTACCAATAGTCTTCTCATTGTTAGTTGAAATACAAAAGTGGAGACAAAAACCATGGTTATTGAGATAACGCTCGTTGTCTCTTAGCAAGGGCTGCTAGCTAAATCTTGTCCTTTTGTTTCTGCTTCTAGGCAACTTCTAACGTTTCTATTGTATGTGCTTTCTAGAGGTGCTCTTACTTCCATAATTTTCATTTGATattgttccggtatggaaccgcagactaaggctaaccaatatcgagagcaagcgagagtaaacaaagcgaataaaatgcgtgaaatgataggatctctgccgcttgggcggtccttctttatttatagttgggttttgatccggttggatcatgggttacccggcccatttaATACATGATTCGGTCAGCCTAAGTAATATACATATTGATCAGCCCATACCAGACCACAAGCCCTCAAGACATTGAGGCTTAGTATAAGGCGAAAGTGTCTTTAATAAGCCCTCAACCATTAAAGCCCTCATGATGCAATTAGAATGGGCGTGTAAATCATAACATGTGTTCATTTGAGtaaaagtaaataataataataaccacATCAAACCAGCTCTTtccccttcttcttttcttgcgTGTTCAACCTAACCTGTCAAATCTCTGAGCCTATTACCTGCTACGCCCTGACTGTGGAAAGAATCATCATTGCTTTTCCTGCTACAATTACATCAACAGATATCCACAAATATTTTGGAACTTGAGCCGCAGCATTACCGCGTCTTTAAATCCCACTAACATGATTAccatcataaaaaataaatgcgATTAAAAGCACATA is a window of Lotus japonicus ecotype B-129 chromosome 5, LjGifu_v1.2 DNA encoding:
- the LOC130719153 gene encoding threonine dehydratase 1 biosynthetic, chloroplastic-like codes for the protein MEALQFSTLYTQPRSSCWHTLLRSKHFVTATLSTPAVRAPSSPFFTESAPLLSLSSDSLQYPPGYVGAVPDRTCSSHGMTNANAMSDLVNILSSKVYDVAIESPLQLAPKLSKRLGVNVWLKREDMQQDFSFKLRGAYNMMAKLPKELLKRGVICSSNGNHAQGVALAAKKLNSSVIIAMPVTTPEIKWKSVKEMGAIVVLVGDSYDEAQAYAKKRGKDEGRTFIPPFDHPDVIMGQGTVGMEIVRQMQSPVHAIFVPVGGGGLIAGIAAYVKRVSPQVKIIGVEPTDANAMALSLHHGQRVILDHVGGFADAVAVKEVGQETFRLCKELIDGVVLVNHDSIWASIKDMFEEKRSILEPAGALALAGAEAYCKYYGIKGENVVAITSGANINFDKLMLEKLGSFNSFVKW